ttatgaaatgtatatttgataattttcttatagGATTATAGGATATAGATCTAATATAGATCTTAGCTAATACAtctaatttataaaaaaaacaggagTCCTATTTGAATCCACCGATTACACATGGTAAAAAGGCTCCGGTTTTAAAGCACtacatataataaataatatatgaactGATATGTACATTTATGTGTCGGATTTCTTACGTTATATAGAATCatatattctaatattttatgtatgatATGATCGACAGGCAGACAAATCAACAATTGTAGATGAAGCAGTGAGTTCAATCAAATCCCTTGAACAAACTTTGCAAAAACTTGAAATGCAAAAGCTTGAGAAGCTTCAGTATTCTTCTGCCTCAACAAACACAACTCCTACTACAACTTTTGCTTATGctccatcatcatcctcttctccAACAGCTCTCCTCACACCAATATCAAACCATCCCATAGACGCCACCGCAACAGATTCTTACCCTCGCGCAGCTTTCTTGGCCGATCAGGTATCTTCTTCCAGTGCCGCTGCTGCGAACCTGCCTTACCCTTGTAATGATCCGATCGTGAATTTCGATACTTGGTCCTCACGTAACGTGGTGCTGACTATCTGTGGGAATGAAGCTTTCTTCAATTTGTGTGTCCCTAAACACAAACCAGGGGTTTTCACTTCTGTTTGTTACTTGTTTGAGAAGTACAACATGGAGGTTTTGTTTGCTAATGTCTCCTCTAATGTTTTCTGGAGCACCTACGTGATCCAAGCACAGGTATCTTATACATATAACCATTTTTATCATATGATATGTGGTGACATCTATTATTTACcatggttctttttttttatgtgatgAAACAGGTAAATCCGAGTTGTGAGAATCAGTTACTGGGAAATGGTCTTGGAGTTGTAGACGTTTTCAAGCAAGTTTCTCAAGAACTGGTGTTATATTTTTCATCTCTATAAATCATAACTGGCTGCTTCGGTTTGAGTTTTAAGTATTTTCAgggtttgttttctttgcgAAGTCCCAAGGCTTATGCAGAGAGATTAGCTTGGACTTTTCACTTTAAACCCCATCATcagaaggaaagaaagaaaaaaaaaggaataagaGAAGATATATAGCTTcttcggacattgtttttttcgcaattttaattttatcttctttatcaATGTATTGGCAAATGTTATCAAATGAGATATTTAAGTTCACCATTTCTTTGAAGCTtaagatgtttttcttttcttttcaacaaGGACTAGAACTCTATAagcatttatatttttactcaAACAAATACCTATATCTAGTTTCTGGCttctcatttttcatttttgggagtgaacaaatatttttcccaACACCTTAtactaaactttttttttcttatgcatgaataaattttcaattaactgaaacatgattttgaattCAGTATATTGACGATAAGATCAGATTTATTAATATGAACGTagttcaaaactaaaaacttcATATGATCTTTCAACTATATATTTGATGCTTTGtgttatgatatatattatccatccaatttttttaatctatcgacttttttttaatcatgttCATGTTCATGTacatttatgtttgttttttctattacTAGCTAGACTCATCATTTTAGGAGAAAATAAATCTATGAGCAGTTTACAAATCAGAAGTTAAGTGATCAAAGTAGAGTTTATTGTCAGTCCTACATGGGATTCGTTTCGAAATGGGCCAATAAAAACCATCAATTTGGAGGCACgtaaaacattttcatcaatGGTTTTTGTCCattaaaagggaaaaaacaaaaacaaaaacaaaaagagagataatCAATTCTCATTTGATAAACTCTAAAGAGACTCTTGAGACACTTGTCTTTTTAGTGgttcaattttcattttaaattaaattttaattatataactaaattatattaaaattattgatattatattgatgagatattattttaagtttttcaaCCGATAGAGATGTTATAAAGATGTCGCTTTTGaagtgtaagaaaaaaaaaacataacactAACCAATATACTTACTGTCAATTAGTTTTTGAGTATGGAAAATTTGTTATACTGTTAGACCCAAGTTTAAACAATTACTAAACGCTAGAGCAAATGAAGATCTAACTAATCCAATATTGGATCATCCAATTCTAATCcaatatctttcttttcatacTCTTCATCCGTTTTAGCCTTGATATTTATCATCAAACTTCTTGATGAGGATATTTTAATTGAAGACCAgaattcaatatataaaaagggaaacaaagaaaccactagaagatgatgaattttcAGCTAGAAACGTTATCCACTTCTGGTACATTTCCATtattacataaatatatatcttttagtttagaaaataaacaagccaaaaaatcaggaaaaaaaaaagaagctcaGATGCGCACTAACTCGTCAATATTTCAGACGATGGTGATGAACCCAAATCCATCATTTAAGCGCAAGTTTCCTCACAGCCTCGCGTCCCCCGTGTCGAACCCGGCTTTCAATGGGGATCAATTGTCACGGTAACCACCAGACgactaattgtttttgttgtaagtTGAAGGatgtttaatttgttaaacGCAACTCATATATGAATGGACTTGGGCTTCGCAACAAACATCAAGCCCATGATCAAACtgaaaatcataaatcaacattttttttttttttttttgggcaaataTCATAAATCAACATCTATGTTTTGGAAATCATAATGAAAGCAAACTACTGTACCtgatgttaaagaaaaaatatggaatgaatttttttattaaaaaaaaaagaaaaaatggctACCTAACCATTTCAATACATACCTTAAGTGTGCATCaatgaataaataatatgtGCATACCTACCAGCtgatatgtattttatttacaaattcAACTCCttcaaaaactaagaaacaaaacaatgattgTAGAAAAACTTACATCTATTTTCAACCCAAATACACAAGAAAATTACACGGAACTAAGCATactcacaaacaaaaataacaaatttgattaCTGATATTTGTAATCTTATCGGTTTTTGTCTAGCTTTCGGTCGCGTAGAGTCTTTTTCTGATAACATACATATTAGAATGGAGTATTTGATGtcagtagtttttttttttttttttgggtcaataGCTAAGAAGTAAGAACCCTAGTTTGAATCTCACTTAGAAGAGATTTAGGCAAACTTTAGTTCTGGACAAATATATGTTCAAGTTCTTTTACCCCAAATTTTCTCGAAAATTAGATCAAAGAAAGGCTCACAAACAATTACGAAGAAAAAGACTcatgaatttttgttgttttaaaaattaattacacAATTAAGACTACTCTAAATTTTCtaagaaagaataaataacttgttaaaccaaaaaaaaaaaaaaaaactcaaaacggCGCCACTTCGCTACGATTGAAATCGTCGGAATGAACGGTAGAATCGTCAGGCCAAGAGTCTCTGAGAAGCTTCAAAAGCATCTGAGCTTTTCTCTTCGCTCTCTCCGTACAATCACTCTGCACCAGAAGCAACAACTGCGTCACCAATCCCGCCGCCGCAGCTTCATCTCTACACCGTTCCTCCGCCGTACATAAAGCCAACAACGCTCCCGCCGCGTACTCCGTCGCTCTATCTGAAACTCTTAATATCGTCTTCACCATTAGCGGCACCGTCAAAGCATGCTCACCAAACGCAGCACATCCTTCTGGTAATCGGCAAAGAAGCTCCACTGTCGCTAAACCTCGCTCCGTATCACACCTATCGAAATCCGCCGCGAGACGGTCGATTAAAATCCCCGGAGCTCCGGCGGAGATCGCTAGATGTCTCGTTTGTTTCACGAGACAGAGAGCGAAAATCGCTTTGATTCCGATCTTCAAAGCTCGCCGCGATGAAATCGGATTCTTGAGAAGATCGAGAACGCCTTCGAATATCGAATCAGATCCGGAAATGATCAATTTCAGATCCATGGATTTCGCTCCGGTCAACACCATCTCAATCAACGCGGCGGCGttaaccctaatttcaatCGAAGAATCAAACAACAATCGGGTCATAAACCCGACCCGACTAGGATCCGACGCAACAGCTTCACACTCCGTCTCCGTCATATgcaataaaaccaaaagagcAAGCGACTCAGAAACAAGCTCCGAAGacaacgacgtcgtttcaaTATCGGCGAACAAAATCCTCACCAAAATCTCCCTCGCGTTATGACCAGCGATCAAAACGCGATTCTTCTCACTATCTCTAGCTAATCCTCTCAAACGACGAATAGCGGCGGCGCGTGAACGAACAGAGACGTGAGTTCCGGTAATTGCGGATGCTTGACTGAGAAGTGACCTAACGGAGATTGGATCCGCCGGTTGTTTAGGTGTAGGAATCCGTTCGACGCCGTTAGAGCGGTTAGCGACGCACCATTCTTGGATAAGACGGCGGAGAGTGTGGTTAGGGATGAGAGTGAAGTCGGAGAGAGCGACACGTGTGACTGGACAAGTGGTGTTGCCCATAGCGATCCATGAGTCGATGCTGGTTCGGTCGTAAGTTTGGCCGGTGGAGATGGTTACGGGATCAGACATTAGGTCAAGTGAGATTGGGCATCTGAAATGGTATGGTATTTGGATTCCGAGATCCAACGGCTCTAAATTCCCcggcatttttttttttggaggaATTTTTTGTTCTGAGCTTTGAAGAATTTGGAATTGAGAGAGAAGGAAGGAAGACGATGGACCTTATCTGTGCAGGCTATGCGCCACACGTGTGGCTTTTATAACTTTGTTGCTTAGttcaaattaaattcaaaataatacTATATGATCTGAATTAATTTTGAGAGAGTAAACAGATTGTGTTAAATCAAGCaaaaactataagaaaaacaaatgaaaaatgatcaattatgcttttaaaaaaaatatatataatgtgtgaaagtttttaagaaactCTTCATAAAACAGAATGAATATATgtattggaaaataaaatagggTGTATATGAAATATTGAAATGGAATCTaagttttgctttgtttaatttttagttcATGCGTAGAGATATTGGTgtcacaattttgttttggtttagaaccacgcaaaaaaaaaaaaaaaaaaaaaagtgtattaGGTCATATtcacatgttttgttttgttcgaTTCGTTCGTAATTAAAACTAATTGTATTTGTACTTATTCCGGTTGCATTAATCATAGGTTACTAGTATGTCCCAAACTCTTTATTTCCATGCGCATGGTTGAGAAAAGtcacaatttttttcctttgggtcagaaaacaaactttttttgttggaaacaaaatatctaatcTTAGAAGTGAAGCTTAAGGCATCTATATTCaagtatatatgattttcGGTTTTGATAAACTGATATCacaaacaatgaaatatatattatatgctTTCATATCTAttatttgttaacaaaatttatattccTATTGAGAATTCATATCACCAGTTGTATACAGGAACGTATACAACCACCAGATTTATTATTAcctatttatataaaaaaattatattgattATATCAATCGTGTGtagtataaaatttataaaatcaataaatttggTCAAACAAAAATGCGAAAGACTGGGAACGAAATTAGGACCCACAAGACAGCTCCCACTCACTTGTGTTACATCAAGCCTATAATCACATTACCAAAATAGATCATAACAAGACCAATTAAAATAGTTTGactgttttgtcttttatagAATAACTTTTGACTGTTTTCAAATTTACGTCGCTGATAGaaattactcttttttttatcctgTTTTCACCTTTTTTAACGGTCAATCCTCGAATAGGTCAATGTTTATTGTTTAGTTGCTAATTATGATCAAATCTTCAAAGTTAACTTTGTCTCGACTTTGACTATATTGACATCACATAACATCTTTTTCTCGATTGAAATAAAACTTGCCATTGCATCATGGTAAAATAACCAATAGCCTAATAAcaactaattaattagaagCTAATCAAAGACTTGCATGGATTATAAAGATAGATATATGTCTCATTGGAACAATTATGATTGGTTGGTACAATGTGCATGGTAAATAATttaaacgaaaagaaaaagaatccaGACTGTAACTTTGTTGGAGTTTAAATTTGATGCTAGAATTTACAAATGTAATGTCGGGAAAGTACAAGAATTTACAGAATTATTTGAGATAAATAAATCATCGAATGAAGACAAATATTCTAAGACaattatatcaaaatcatataaattcGGGAGCAGGGATAAGATCCATGGACTTGGACCGTATTAttgtctgttttctttctatttcttttgttttgttctttttattttccttttgttttgaatagtATTGATTTACCTAATTAAAttgagagaaggagagaagacgagaagaacaaaatccgCCTGTCATTGGCTTGACCTTATGGGAACAATAAAGAAGTTTGTGATTATTGTCTCTTGCCTTTGTCCACCCATCTTCCCGTAGAAAAATAAGagacaatattttaaaattatgttattggttgcATTAAATCAATAATGGTGACTATTTCCATAACATTTTCTGTTAAAATTCATTAACCGGTGATGGCTATAACTTACAACCAAAGAATTGgttattcaaagaaaaataataagcaAATCTGTTTACAATACAATCAAACGTCAATTGACCAATCAATTCACGAAAAACTACACACTATACACCAAACGAATAATTGGGGAGGAGAAGCACTAAGATTAGTCGAACTCCCACGACCATATGTCTAGGTTTTGTATACcaagttaatttttttatttgatttacaaATTTATGTACTCAATTATATACCCAACCATCACAAATACGATTTTAAATTAATGGCGGACCTCGCCAATATAAAATGAAGACTTATTacagccaaaaaaaattggatgaGTCAAAAGGTCAGAGAATCTTAATGAACAGTGAGGACATGAGTGTTTAAGATTGGGTCCAGCTTGGTCCAAGTGTTAAACAATTACAAAAGAGGTTGGTCCATTATTAATatacacattttcttttattatgtAATTGATTTTGCTCTATCTTTTTTAGTCGACTCTAAATCACATACTAGTATTTATGATACGagttgttttgtattttaatatattaatttttattatttggcATGACTCTTCTAGCTGTTGGACTTATTCATtcatttcaaataataatctaaaatcaaaacaaaatatttttaggtttcattttattaaagGCAAAACGGTGTCGCAGAAGGCGTGTGTAGGGGACAGTGCGTCTCCCACTTCTCGCGACCCTACGGTCTCCGGTCAACCCTGCACTGTCTTTGTTGCACGTGCTTCTCTCTCCTTCACACGTGCTTCCCAGCTCATCCTTCTTTTGTTGTGCCtcttattttagttatttatattttctcacaaaaacataaaaataaatattctcaaataaaatatgaattattCCCAAAATCCCTAACAATTACTGCCACTGTCGGATCAGTTTCCAGggtctcttttgttttaatattggggttttttttgtgagttttTATGTGATAAGATGGAAACTGGAAACAAGACGACGACGTTTGTGCATGCATGTTTATCTTGTAATTTATAactcaaatataataaaatgggATCAAATAAAGGCTAAGATAATTAGTTAATTCATGCAGCACGAGAAAAGGTTAGCTGtcgtttaatttgttttggcGAAAAGAAATTCGGGTCAAAAgctatattaaatttaaaacacACTCGAGATGATCAGACAGCTTTTGGCGTACCAATGTGAGAGGAACTAATTTGATTTAacctaaaagtctaaaacccTTTTCTTAAGAGATTAGAGCAGATTTCGAAATGGTCCAAATCTATTTACACTGCCAGCTAACTATTACCACATATAATAGGGCATATATTTCAATAACTGGATTATgtgaagagaaaataaacGCTGAGATAACTACAAATTACATATTGTTTGGAATTTATATTGCCACACGCTCGATATCAAATATTCTAGCTAACAGGATTGGACTTTCTTTTTGCGATATCAAATTTTGGACATggtcagattttttttggtatgaatcAGTTGATTTGAAGATACTCAACTGACTCATATCAAAAAAATCTATCCATATCCAAATGTTGACATCACCAAAAGAGGTCTAAAGCACAAAGTCGGTAGAGATTAAAGATTTGAATAATGGGTTTGAGAGTAAATAAACTAATTGTATGGATTTGGAGAAATGAATTGAAGATGACCAGAATGCAAAAGTTGAAGTGATGGTGAAATTTGAGAGTTattccattttcttatatgataGATTCAAAGttcagaaaaaggaaaataaaatatatttaaaagtatatttttcaCTAATAGatgttttcagatttttacccctttattttactatattcTATTTTATGATAAAGCTCTTAGtggtttaaattttgatattatagaaaacaaaatattttctttccttttttaaataaattggcataatgaaatattttagaaattgaCTTTGACTAGaaacttatataataaaatggtaaaatgaagaaaatgtaatTTCTTATTGGACTTGTATAATAATATGGTtgaataaattaagaaagaatcttcttctttttttaacaattaagaTAAAAATTCTTTAGATTATGCGAAATCTATGAACATTCATGTAACACAATTAATGATGATTAGATATTTTCCCTATTccaaagatttgttttcttagtattcaacaattctattctacaaatcaaatttttttttacattttcttttattatatatatatttttttttcatcacttttattagattttatgTTGATAAATTAcatttaatagttttaaagTTAAATGTTCTATATGATTCAGATACGGGTTTTCTTAGATGATCTCATTCGGGAAATCATCagagaaataatatatcaagAATCTTGATGTAATGAAACCATGTATAAACacaaagcttttttcttttgtaagcCATAGCTAAACACTTTATGTCTTCAAGATGCCATCAAGAATCATCTCCTTTCTTGTAAGAGAACAAGTACTGATCGGTGGTATATCCaacaaaccacaaaatctttCGTTATCTCATCAATCCATAAAACAGCCGCCTTGATAAACATGTTGATGATTGTCTCACGATCCTTAGGAGAGTGTTCGTGGTAGACTCCGCCATCGTCTATTCTTCGGAATCTCACTTTACCTCTTTGGAGTGATAGAGATAGAAGATTGATTTTCTCGCCAATAAACACGTTTAAGACGGAAAAATGGGTACGAGGACTCAACATCAGTAACCAATTACCGTAAGAGACATTGTAATTCTGTTGCAAAACGATTATAAAATGGTGGAACATATCGAGCTTGAAGGTGACCCTTATTATCGACAAGTACCCAAGCTCCTATGCAGAAACCAGCTTATTAATCCAGAGGAAttaaaacggaaaaaaaaaactatgagcATTACCATGCAAGAGAAATTTAATTATGAGCTTTTGAAGCTTGAATTGTGGTCTTGATTTCAgtgagtttgttttataaacTGAGTGATAATTGATAACCAAGTTTAGTGGATTTATGTgatcttttatttcttcatacTATTACTGTGAGTCCATTGGCCAAATATCACCAAGAGAATCTACTCGGAATGACCAGAACCTCTCCTCTGTGGATTAGTATTCTCATAACTTGGCCAAATATCATCTTCCACCAAACAGATAGTCACTCTTGATTCTTTCACTACCATCAGCAAATGCTCTCAATGTGAGTCCCATGATCATATATCAACATCTCATTTTCAAGAGAAACTACTCTCTTGACCAGATTCATCTTGAAGATGTAAAACAAACACTTCTCTTTGAAGATGTTCTTGTGCTCCAAATGATCAGAACCTCTCCTGATTTGTCGATTACTATTCTACTACTCTTCCTAGTATGTTCCACTACAAAGCGGAGCACAACGGTTGATTAAGATAAGGATTACCTTTGATATTCATAACATCACTCCAAGTTTTGCACCAACCTACAGCTACACAGTTATACACAACAAGCAAAGCAATATTTTTACTTGGTCAATCCGTAAACGAAcaataaattttgaagtaTTGTCCCAATAAACTAGTAATATCAAGAACTAGCTCGCCAAGTGAGATCTAGATACCGAAATCCTaatgtataaaatatacaaGAGTCGCAAGAGCCACAGCAGCAGCAGCGGTGGTAAgcaaattattttggttttcgaGTCGTTTTAGAAAATTGGATATCCGGGATCTCGGCGCGTGATCAAGAAACTGAAATCCGTATGTCCTTATCTTGGTAACAGAATCTGGACGTCGAAGTGGGAGCAAATTCTCAATAAAAGGAGAAATAACACATATGTCTCTCTCGAGGATACGAACCTCGTCAGTCTTTGTATAATATTTCTATAACCTCTTCTCATTATCATGGAAGAAAAGATTCCCTCGCTTAGAAACCGCCAGTGGCCTAGTCCAAAACCACAATTGGAAATGGTTCATAATACTAGAGTTCATATCTTTAGAGAATAAACGTATGGAGTAAGTAATGCTCCGTGTTCCATCGTGTGCATCCATGCTCCATATCTTAACATTCCAATGAAGACTCGTAGTATAGGTTACGGCTAAGACTAGACGGTCTTCAAGATTCACTATTTGGCATGACCTTTCGCATATTTCGGATCGAGGCGGTGTTGGGACATCACGAAATTCTTCCGAGTAAAGATCAAAAGCTAGTAATTTGCAACGAA
This sequence is a window from Arabidopsis thaliana chromosome 1 sequence. Protein-coding genes within it:
- the RGE1 gene encoding basic helix-loop-helix (bHLH) DNA-binding superfamily protein (RETARDED GROWTH OF EMBRYO 1 (RGE1); FUNCTIONS IN: DNA binding, sequence-specific DNA binding transcription factor activity; INVOLVED IN: embryo development, regulation of transcription; LOCATED IN: nucleus; EXPRESSED IN: endosperm; CONTAINS InterPro DOMAIN/s: Helix-loop-helix DNA-binding domain (InterPro:IPR001092), Helix-loop-helix DNA-binding (InterPro:IPR011598); BEST Arabidopsis thaliana protein match is: basic helix-loop-helix (bHLH) DNA-binding superfamily protein (TAIR:AT2G22760.1); Has 1071 Blast hits to 1071 proteins in 72 species: Archae - 0; Bacteria - 0; Metazoa - 65; Fungi - 10; Plants - 987; Viruses - 0; Other Eukaryotes - 9 (source: NCBI BLink).); its protein translation is MTNAQELGQEGFMWGISNSDDSGGGCKRIEKEPLPSHPSHPSPEIQTTTVKKGKKRTKRNDKNHEEESPDHEIHIWTERERRKKMRDMFSKLHALLPQLPPKADKSTIVDEAVSSIKSLEQTLQKLEMQKLEKLQYSSASTNTTPTTTFAYAPSSSSSPTALLTPISNHPIDATATDSYPRAAFLADQVSSSSAAAANLPYPCNDPIVNFDTWSSRNVVLTICGNEAFFNLCVPKHKPGVFTSVCYLFEKYNMEVLFANVSSNVFWSTYVIQAQVNPSCENQLLGNGLGVVDVFKQVSQELVLYFSSL
- the PUB26 gene encoding plant U-box 26 (plant U-box 26 (PUB26); FUNCTIONS IN: ubiquitin-protein ligase activity, binding; INVOLVED IN: protein ubiquitination; LOCATED IN: ubiquitin ligase complex; EXPRESSED IN: 21 plant structures; EXPRESSED DURING: 12 growth stages; CONTAINS InterPro DOMAIN/s: U box domain (InterPro:IPR003613), Armadillo-like helical (InterPro:IPR011989), Armadillo-type fold (InterPro:IPR016024); BEST Arabidopsis thaliana protein match is: plant U-box 25 (TAIR:AT3G19380.1); Has 2464 Blast hits to 2403 proteins in 144 species: Archae - 0; Bacteria - 20; Metazoa - 134; Fungi - 16; Plants - 2081; Viruses - 0; Other Eukaryotes - 213 (source: NCBI BLink).), which produces MPGNLEPLDLGIQIPYHFRCPISLDLMSDPVTISTGQTYDRTSIDSWIAMGNTTCPVTRVALSDFTLIPNHTLRRLIQEWCVANRSNGVERIPTPKQPADPISVRSLLSQASAITGTHVSVRSRAAAIRRLRGLARDSEKNRVLIAGHNAREILVRILFADIETTSLSSELVSESLALLVLLHMTETECEAVASDPSRVGFMTRLLFDSSIEIRVNAAALIEMVLTGAKSMDLKLIISGSDSIFEGVLDLLKNPISSRRALKIGIKAIFALCLVKQTRHLAISAGAPGILIDRLAADFDRCDTERGLATVELLCRLPEGCAAFGEHALTVPLMVKTILRVSDRATEYAAGALLALCTAEERCRDEAAAAGLVTQLLLLVQSDCTERAKRKAQMLLKLLRDSWPDDSTVHSDDFNRSEVAPF